A region from the Panthera uncia isolate 11264 chromosome D3 unlocalized genomic scaffold, Puncia_PCG_1.0 HiC_scaffold_8, whole genome shotgun sequence genome encodes:
- the TPST2 gene encoding protein-tyrosine sulfotransferase 2 isoform X1, translating to MRLSVRRALLAASCALALVLAVQVGQQVLECRAVLGGPRGPRRAMRPEQEDLVMVGADRVEYRYGKAMPLIFVGGVPRSGTTLMRAMLDAHPEVRCGEETRIIPRVLAMRQAWSKSGREKLRLDEAGVTDEVLDAAMQAFILEVIAKHGEPARVLCNKDPFTLKSSVYLSRLFPNSKFLLMVRDGRASVHSMITRKVTIAGFDLSSYRDCLTKWNKAIEVMYAQCMEVGKDKCLPVYYEQLVLHPRRSLKLILDFLGIAWSDAVLHHEDLIGKPGGVSLSKIERSTDQVIKPVNLEALSKWTGHIPGDVVRDMAQIAPMLARLGYDPYANPPNYGNPDPIVVNNTHRVLKGDYKTPANLKGYFQVNQNSTSSHLGSS from the exons ATGCGCCTGTCGGTGCGGAGGGCGCTGCTGGCGGCCAGCTGCGCCCTGGCCCTGGTGCTGGCGGTCCAGGTGGGGCAGCAGGTGCTGGAGTGCCGCGCGGTGCTGGGGGGCCCCCGGGGGCCCCGGCGGGCCATGCGGCCGGAGCAGGAGGACCTGGTGATGGTGGGCGCGGACCGCGTGGAGTACCGCTACGGCAAGGCCATGCCGCTCATCTTCGTGGGCGGCGTGCCCCGCAGCGGCACCACGCTGATGCGCGCCATGCTGGACGCCCACCCCGAGGTGCGCTGCGGCGAGGAGACACGCATCATCCCCCGCGTGCTGGCCATGCGCCAGGCCTGGTCCAAGTCGGGCCGCGAGAAGCTGCGGCTGGACGAGGCGGGCGTGACGGACGAGGTGCTGGACGCCGCCATGCAGGCCTTCATCCTGGAGGTGATCGCCAAGCACGGGGAGCCGGCGCGCGTGCTGTGCAACAAGGACCCCTTCACGCTCAAGTCCTCCGTCTACCTGTCGCGCCTGTTCCCCAACTCCAAGTTCCTGCTGATGGTGCGCGACGGCCGCGCGTCGGTGCACTCCATGATCACGCGCAAGGTCACGATCGCCGGCTTCGACCTCAGCAGCTACCGCGACTGCCTCACCAAGTGGAACAAGGCCATCGAGGTGATGTACGCCCAGTGCATGGAGGTGGGCAAGGACAAGTGCCTGCCCGTGTACTACGAGCAGCTGGTGCTGCACCCCAGGCGCTCCCTCAAGCTCATCCTGGACTTCCTGGGCATTGCCTGGAGCGATGCTGTTTTGCACCATGAGGACCTCATTGGCAAGCCTGGCGGCGTGTCCCTGTCCAA GATCGAGCGATCCACAGACCAGGTCATCAAGCCCGTGAACCTTGAAGCGCTCTCCAAGTGGACCGGCCACATCCCTGGGGACGTGGTGAGGGACATGGCCCAGATCGCCCCCATGCTGGCGCGGCTCGGCTATGACCCCTACGCAAACCCACCCAACTACGGCAACCCCGACCCCATCGTGGTCAACAACACCCACCGG gTCTTGAAAGGGGACTATAAAACACCAGCCAATCTGAAAGGATATTTTCAG